One Avibacterium avium genomic window carries:
- a CDS encoding Gfo/Idh/MocA family oxidoreductase, with protein MEKIINVAIAGFGMSAKTFHMPFLDLDPRFQVRKVFERSSEKAKQAYPYIEVVHQFEQLLSPEIDLVIITTPNLTHYEMAKQAILAGKNVIVEKPLAVYPAQAQELDELAKQHNVMLSVYQNRRWDNGALTVKKLLEHRMLGDIVHYEMRYERFSQKPNSKAWKETGEFGSGLVYDLGVHLIDHCVDLFGIPTALYADMKAQRAGAKSEDNFEIIFYYADKKVVLSSTKCAREPAPYIMLQGTKGSYIKATMDNQEALLLKGIKPQGDWNAEPEKDWGLLHTEINGIVIRSPIETERGNYQAYYDNIYAALREQAPLQVTAQQATDVLKLIALIYESAEKGMQMAINL; from the coding sequence ATGGAAAAAATCATTAATGTCGCCATTGCAGGTTTTGGAATGTCCGCCAAAACCTTTCATATGCCTTTTTTAGATCTCGATCCGCGTTTTCAAGTGCGTAAAGTGTTTGAACGCAGCAGCGAAAAAGCGAAACAGGCCTATCCTTATATTGAAGTGGTACATCAGTTTGAACAACTGCTCAGCCCAGAAATTGACTTGGTGATTATCACCACGCCTAATCTCACCCATTACGAAATGGCAAAACAAGCTATTTTGGCAGGCAAAAATGTCATCGTAGAAAAGCCCCTTGCGGTTTACCCTGCGCAAGCACAAGAGCTAGACGAACTCGCCAAACAACATAATGTGATGCTTTCAGTTTACCAAAATCGCCGTTGGGATAATGGTGCTTTAACGGTGAAAAAACTGCTTGAACATCGAATGTTGGGCGACATTGTGCATTATGAAATGCGTTACGAACGGTTCAGCCAAAAACCTAATAGCAAAGCGTGGAAAGAAACGGGCGAATTTGGCTCTGGGCTAGTTTATGATTTAGGCGTGCATTTGATCGACCATTGCGTGGATTTATTCGGCATTCCCACCGCACTTTATGCGGATATGAAAGCACAACGTGCAGGCGCAAAATCAGAAGATAACTTTGAAATTATTTTCTATTATGCGGACAAAAAAGTGGTGTTATCTTCCACCAAATGCGCCCGCGAACCTGCCCCTTATATTATGTTGCAAGGCACTAAAGGGAGCTACATCAAAGCCACAATGGATAACCAGGAAGCCCTATTGCTCAAAGGCATAAAACCACAAGGCGATTGGAACGCTGAGCCTGAAAAAGACTGGGGACTACTGCACACCGAAATCAACGGCATTGTAATCCGCAGCCCCATCGAAACCGAACGCGGCAACTACCAAGCCTATTACGACAACATCTACGCCGCTCTCCGCGAACAAGCCCCATTACAAGTTACCGCCCAACAAGCCACTGACGTGCTGAAATTGATTGCGTTGATCTATGAAAGTGCAGAGAAAGGAATGCAAATGGCTATTAATTTGTAA
- the ispA gene encoding (2E,6E)-farnesyl diphosphate synthase, producing MYQFAQDLQQLQQRINQFLEQQFEQIDTQPSPLAEAMKYALLLGGKRVRPFLVYATGKMLGAPIETLDYAAASIEAIHAYSLVHDDLPAMDNDRLRRGQPTCHIAFDEATAILAGDALQAFAFELISQIPNLSSKQCLALVKELAKASGAQGMCLGQSLDLQAEHQQVSLTELERIHRNKTGALLSCALKMGFLCSPHFADEGLYQQLSHYADAIGLAFQVQDDILDIEGESELLGKTVGADLAADKSTYPKLLGLQGAKEKAQELHQQALDALAKLPFDSSPLKALSEFIVTRKN from the coding sequence ATGTACCAATTTGCACAGGATTTACAACAACTTCAACAGCGGATCAATCAATTTCTCGAGCAACAATTTGAGCAAATTGACACGCAACCTTCTCCCCTTGCGGAAGCGATGAAATATGCGCTTTTATTGGGGGGAAAGCGGGTTCGTCCGTTTTTGGTTTATGCCACAGGGAAAATGCTAGGCGCGCCTATTGAAACCTTGGATTATGCAGCAGCCAGCATTGAAGCAATTCACGCTTATTCTTTAGTTCACGATGATTTGCCCGCAATGGACAACGATCGTTTACGCCGTGGTCAACCCACTTGCCATATTGCCTTTGATGAAGCCACTGCAATTTTAGCGGGCGATGCGTTGCAAGCTTTTGCTTTTGAATTAATCAGCCAAATACCGAATTTATCTTCCAAGCAATGCCTTGCACTCGTGAAAGAATTGGCCAAAGCTTCGGGCGCGCAAGGAATGTGTTTAGGACAAAGCCTTGATTTGCAAGCAGAACATCAGCAAGTTAGCTTAACCGAATTAGAACGCATTCATCGAAACAAAACAGGAGCATTGCTCAGTTGTGCATTAAAAATGGGCTTTCTTTGTTCCCCCCATTTTGCTGATGAAGGCTTATATCAGCAATTAAGCCATTATGCCGATGCCATTGGGCTGGCTTTCCAAGTGCAAGATGATATTTTAGATATTGAAGGCGAAAGCGAGCTTCTCGGCAAAACTGTTGGCGCAGATTTAGCCGCAGATAAAAGCACTTACCCGAAATTACTCGGCTTGCAAGGGGCGAAAGAAAAAGCGCAAGAACTTCATCAACAAGCCCTTGATGCCTTAGCCAAATTGCCTTTTGATAGCTCGCCATTAAAGGCATTGAGCGAGTTTATTGTAACAAGAAAAAATTAA
- the xseB gene encoding exodeoxyribonuclease VII small subunit yields the protein MARKPTTDENSLDFETTLTQLESIVARLESGELPLEQALKDFESGIKLAQLGQARLQQAEQRIQILLSKSDKAELSDYQNNE from the coding sequence ATGGCACGCAAACCTACCACAGACGAAAACAGCTTAGATTTTGAAACCACCTTAACCCAATTAGAAAGCATTGTTGCTCGTTTAGAAAGTGGCGAATTGCCTTTAGAACAGGCGTTAAAGGATTTTGAAAGCGGAATTAAGCTGGCGCAATTAGGTCAAGCGCGTTTACAACAAGCGGAACAGCGTATTCAAATTTTACTGTCGAAAAGCGATAAAGCAGAATTAAGCGACTATCAAAACAACGAATAA
- the thiI gene encoding tRNA uracil 4-sulfurtransferase ThiI: MKFIIKLFPEIMIKSESVRKRFIKILTGNIRNILNKYDDTVAVVKHWDYIEVRSKNAENRALLIELLGRIPGIHHFLEVEEKPFNNVQDIFQQTLQDVAPLLENKTFCVRVKRKGKHDFSSLDVERYVGGGLNQHIASAKVKLSKPDVTVRIDIEDDKMMLVKARHTGLGGYPIGTQEDVLSLISGGFDSGVSSYMLIRRGSRVHYCFFNLGGAAHEIGVKQMAYHIWNRFSGSHKVRFVAINFEPVVAEILEKIDNGQMGVVLKRMMVRAASKVAERFGIQAIVTGEALGQVSSQTLTNLRLIDEAADALVLRPLITHDKEQIIAMAKNIGTDDIAKSMPEFCGVISKNPTVKAVREKILSEENHFDFSVLESAVQNAQYLDIRQIAEQTEKEVVEVDTISVLGENDIVIDIRSPEETDENPLELAGQEVRLIPFYKLSTLFPDLDQSKNYVLYCERGVMSKLQALYLKENGFGNVRVFRK; this comes from the coding sequence ATGAAATTTATTATTAAACTTTTCCCTGAAATTATGATTAAAAGTGAAAGCGTGCGTAAGCGCTTTATTAAAATTTTGACAGGGAATATTCGCAATATTTTGAATAAATATGATGATACGGTGGCCGTGGTGAAGCACTGGGACTATATCGAAGTGCGGTCAAAAAATGCGGAAAATCGTGCCTTATTAATAGAACTATTAGGACGAATCCCCGGCATTCATCATTTTCTTGAAGTGGAAGAAAAACCGTTCAACAACGTGCAAGATATCTTCCAACAAACTTTGCAAGATGTAGCACCGTTGCTTGAAAACAAAACCTTTTGTGTGCGTGTAAAACGCAAAGGCAAGCACGATTTCTCTTCTCTTGATGTGGAACGCTATGTCGGCGGTGGCTTAAATCAACATATCGCCAGCGCAAAAGTGAAGCTCAGCAAACCTGATGTTACCGTTCGCATTGATATTGAAGACGACAAAATGATGCTGGTGAAAGCCCGTCATACAGGGCTGGGCGGTTATCCTATTGGCACGCAAGAAGATGTGCTTTCGCTTATCTCGGGTGGCTTTGATTCGGGCGTATCCAGTTATATGCTGATTCGCCGTGGCTCGCGCGTGCATTATTGCTTCTTTAATCTGGGTGGTGCAGCGCACGAAATCGGAGTAAAACAAATGGCGTATCACATTTGGAATCGCTTTAGTGGCTCGCACAAAGTACGTTTTGTGGCGATTAATTTTGAGCCTGTGGTGGCAGAGATTTTAGAGAAAATCGACAACGGCCAAATGGGGGTGGTGTTAAAACGAATGATGGTGCGTGCTGCAAGCAAAGTGGCAGAGCGTTTTGGTATTCAAGCCATTGTTACGGGCGAAGCGCTAGGTCAAGTTTCTAGCCAAACGCTGACTAACTTACGCTTAATCGATGAAGCCGCAGATGCGCTTGTGTTGCGCCCTTTGATCACACACGATAAAGAACAAATCATCGCAATGGCAAAAAACATTGGTACTGATGATATTGCGAAATCAATGCCGGAATTTTGTGGCGTGATCTCAAAAAATCCAACGGTTAAAGCGGTGCGAGAAAAAATTCTTAGCGAAGAAAATCATTTTGATTTCAGCGTATTAGAAAGTGCGGTGCAAAATGCGCAATATTTAGATATTCGCCAAATTGCAGAACAAACGGAAAAAGAAGTGGTGGAAGTGGACACCATTTCCGTATTAGGCGAAAACGACATTGTCATTGACATTCGCAGCCCTGAAGAAACAGACGAAAACCCATTAGAACTGGCAGGGCAGGAAGTGCGTTTAATCCCATTCTATAAACTTTCTACTTTATTTCCAGACTTAGACCAAAGCAAAAATTACGTCCTTTACTGCGAACGCGGCGTAATGAGCAAACTCCAAGCCCTTTATTTAAAAGAAAATGGGTTTGGGAATGTGAGAGTGTTTAGAAAATAG
- the dxs gene encoding 1-deoxy-D-xylulose-5-phosphate synthase, translating into MEKYPLLSLINSPDDLRLLNKDQLPQLCNELRGYLLESVSQSSGHLASGLGTVELTVALHYVFNTPFDQLIWDVGHQAYPHKILTGRRDKMSTIRQKNGLHPFPWRDESEFDVLSVGHSSTSISAGLGIAVAAEKENAGRKTVCVIGDGAITAGMAFEALNHAGALHTDMLVILNDNEMSISENVGALNNYLARLFSGSFYSTLREGGKKILSGVPPIKEFVKKTEEHVKGFVSPIGTMFEELGFNYIGPIDGHNVDELISTLKNMSTLKGPQFLHIKTKKGKGYAPAEQDPIGFHGVPKFDPTSGKLPKSTTPTYSQIFGNWLCEMAEQDPKLISITPAMREGSGMVEFSNRFPQQYFDVAIAEQHAVTFAAGLAIAGFKPVVAIYSTFLQRAYDQVIHDVAIQNLPVLFAIDRAGVVGADGQTHQGAFDISFMRCIPNLVIMTPSDENECRQMLYTGYQCGKPAAVRYPRGNAIGVELEPLAMLPLGKGKVLREGEKIAILNFGTLLPNAKAVAEKLNATLVDMRFVKPIDEALILQLAENHSLLVTLEENAIQGGAGSAVAEVLNSQPKTTALLQLGLPDFFIPQGTQQEILADLKLDAQGIEEQILAFREKLNNH; encoded by the coding sequence ATGGAAAAATATCCTCTTTTATCACTGATTAATTCACCGGACGATTTGCGTCTTTTAAATAAAGATCAACTTCCCCAACTTTGTAATGAATTACGCGGATATTTGTTGGAAAGTGTTAGTCAAAGTAGCGGCCATTTGGCTTCTGGCTTAGGCACGGTAGAACTCACCGTTGCCTTGCATTATGTGTTCAACACGCCATTCGATCAGCTCATTTGGGACGTGGGGCATCAAGCCTATCCGCATAAAATTCTCACTGGACGCCGTGATAAAATGTCCACCATTCGCCAAAAAAACGGGCTTCACCCTTTCCCGTGGCGTGATGAAAGCGAATTTGATGTGTTAAGTGTGGGGCATTCTTCCACTTCTATTAGCGCTGGGCTTGGCATTGCCGTGGCAGCCGAAAAAGAGAACGCAGGGCGCAAAACGGTTTGTGTTATTGGCGATGGCGCAATCACCGCAGGAATGGCCTTTGAAGCGCTCAATCACGCTGGCGCCTTGCACACCGATATGTTGGTGATTCTCAATGATAACGAAATGTCCATTTCAGAAAATGTGGGCGCGCTGAACAACTATCTTGCTCGCTTGTTTTCTGGTTCTTTCTATTCCACCTTGCGCGAGGGGGGCAAAAAAATTCTCTCTGGCGTGCCGCCAATTAAAGAATTTGTGAAGAAAACAGAAGAACACGTTAAAGGCTTCGTTTCACCGATTGGCACAATGTTTGAAGAGCTAGGCTTTAACTATATCGGCCCAATTGACGGCCATAATGTGGACGAATTAATTAGCACGTTGAAAAATATGAGCACTCTGAAAGGGCCTCAATTCTTACATATTAAAACCAAAAAAGGCAAAGGCTATGCCCCTGCGGAACAAGATCCAATCGGCTTCCACGGTGTGCCGAAATTCGATCCCACAAGCGGAAAATTGCCAAAGTCCACTACCCCAACCTATTCGCAAATTTTCGGCAACTGGCTATGTGAAATGGCAGAGCAAGATCCGAAATTAATCAGTATCACCCCTGCGATGCGTGAAGGTTCAGGAATGGTTGAATTTTCCAACCGCTTCCCACAACAATATTTTGATGTTGCCATTGCCGAACAACACGCCGTTACTTTTGCTGCGGGCTTGGCGATTGCTGGGTTTAAACCTGTGGTAGCCATTTATTCCACCTTCTTACAACGTGCCTACGATCAGGTGATTCACGATGTCGCCATTCAAAATCTGCCTGTGTTATTTGCCATCGACCGCGCAGGCGTGGTGGGCGCAGACGGACAAACCCACCAAGGCGCCTTCGACATTAGCTTTATGCGCTGTATTCCAAATTTAGTGATTATGACCCCAAGCGATGAAAATGAATGTCGCCAAATGCTTTATACCGGCTATCAATGCGGTAAACCTGCCGCCGTGCGCTATCCGCGTGGCAATGCCATTGGAGTTGAGCTTGAGCCATTAGCAATGCTACCGCTCGGCAAGGGGAAAGTGTTGCGCGAAGGGGAAAAGATCGCCATTTTAAATTTCGGTACGCTATTACCAAACGCCAAAGCCGTAGCCGAAAAATTAAACGCCACCCTTGTGGATATGCGATTTGTTAAACCGATTGATGAAGCGTTAATTTTGCAACTTGCTGAAAACCACTCATTATTAGTGACACTCGAAGAAAACGCCATTCAAGGCGGTGCAGGCAGTGCCGTGGCAGAAGTGCTAAATTCTCAGCCAAAAACCACCGCACTTTTACAATTAGGCTTGCCAGATTTCTTCATTCCACAAGGTACACAACAAGAAATTTTGGCAGATTTAAAACTAGACGCACAGGGTATTGAAGAGCAAATCTTGGCCTTTCGTGAAAAGCTAAATAACCATTAA
- a CDS encoding IS1595 family transposase has product MKITYCKLKKSIQKKLLEFFVAEVTARTAANLLDIQPNTAALFYHKIRLVIGYHLSLEVNEIFEGEIELDESYFGGHRKGKRGRGAAGKVAVFGLLKRQGKVFTVVVENTKSETLLPVIKRKIKPDSWVYTDTYRSYDALDVSEFHHERINHSELFAVKQNHINGIENFWNQVKRILRKYNGINRKNFPLFLKECEFRFNFGTPKEQLKILRKWCEI; this is encoded by the coding sequence ATGAAGATAACATATTGTAAATTAAAGAAATCCATACAGAAAAAACTGCTTGAGTTTTTTGTTGCAGAAGTTACTGCAAGAACAGCAGCAAATTTGCTAGATATTCAACCGAATACAGCCGCTTTGTTCTACCATAAAATCAGGCTTGTGATTGGCTATCATTTATCCCTTGAAGTTAACGAGATTTTTGAGGGGGAAATTGAACTAGACGAAAGCTATTTTGGTGGTCATCGAAAGGGAAAACGAGGACGAGGAGCGGCTGGAAAAGTTGCTGTTTTTGGGTTACTAAAACGACAAGGAAAGGTATTTACTGTTGTGGTTGAAAACACCAAGAGTGAAACATTACTCCCTGTTATTAAAAGAAAAATCAAGCCTGATAGCTGGGTTTATACGGACACTTATCGCAGTTATGATGCGCTTGATGTGAGTGAATTTCACCACGAACGAATCAATCATTCCGAGCTATTTGCGGTGAAACAAAATCATATTAATGGCATTGAAAATTTTTGGAATCAGGTGAAGCGGATACTGCGAAAATATAATGGAATTAACCGAAAAAACTTTCCTTTATTCTTGAAGGAATGTGAATTTCGGTTTAACTTTGGGACACCAAAAGAGCAGTTAAAAATATTGCGAAAATGGTGTGAAATTTAG
- the gltS gene encoding sodium/glutamate symporter: protein MLIKVGMFQTLALAVVAIYVGEFIRQQFPIWKKYCIPSPVIGGVIFALLTTLSHSLDLISFQFDYKTINTFFYNVFFAAMGFAASFALLKKGGKLVLIFSVLAAILAILQNVLALGVGTLLDMNPLTALMAGSIPLTGGHGNAAAFAPLAEQQGAVGAMEVAIAAATFGLVAGCMLGGPLGRGLIKKHHLEHQVENGQVIEREDNGILAKISYRRSSQAAFLLLLACGIGQTLFYLTQVAFPKVNIPIHVMSMLGGVVLRLILDTRKRDNQALYETIGIIGEISLAIFVSVVIITMQLWKLADLAIPLIVILVLQVLLCYVFCVFITFRLCGKNYDSAVIATGHSGFGLGAVPVSMATMTAVCARYRYSKIAFFVVPLIGGFISNISNALIITFFLNVAETML from the coding sequence ATGTTAATAAAAGTGGGAATGTTTCAAACCTTAGCGCTTGCCGTAGTAGCGATTTATGTTGGGGAATTTATTCGTCAGCAATTTCCAATCTGGAAAAAATATTGTATTCCTTCTCCTGTTATTGGTGGTGTGATTTTTGCGTTACTAACAACGTTAAGCCACAGTCTAGATTTAATTTCCTTTCAGTTTGACTATAAGACGATTAATACATTTTTCTATAATGTGTTTTTTGCCGCAATGGGGTTTGCCGCAAGTTTTGCACTATTAAAGAAAGGGGGGAAATTAGTCCTTATTTTCAGTGTATTAGCTGCTATATTGGCGATTTTGCAAAATGTTTTAGCTCTCGGTGTTGGAACATTGTTGGATATGAACCCATTAACTGCATTAATGGCAGGTTCTATTCCATTAACGGGTGGACATGGTAATGCTGCTGCGTTCGCGCCGTTAGCAGAGCAGCAAGGTGCGGTTGGCGCAATGGAAGTTGCAATTGCTGCCGCAACCTTTGGTTTGGTGGCGGGCTGTATGCTTGGTGGGCCATTAGGCAGAGGTTTGATAAAAAAACACCATTTAGAACATCAGGTAGAAAATGGGCAGGTTATTGAGCGTGAAGATAATGGCATTCTTGCCAAAATTAGTTATCGCCGTTCAAGCCAAGCCGCATTTTTATTGCTTTTGGCTTGTGGTATTGGGCAAACGCTCTTTTACCTTACACAAGTCGCATTTCCTAAAGTGAACATTCCTATTCACGTAATGAGTATGTTGGGAGGGGTGGTTTTACGTTTAATTTTGGATACGAGAAAGCGTGACAATCAAGCCTTGTATGAAACCATTGGCATTATTGGAGAGATTTCCCTTGCCATTTTCGTTTCTGTGGTGATTATTACGATGCAATTATGGAAACTTGCCGATTTGGCGATACCGTTAATTGTTATCTTGGTTTTGCAAGTCTTATTGTGCTATGTATTTTGCGTTTTCATTACGTTTAGATTATGTGGTAAAAATTATGACTCAGCAGTGATAGCCACAGGTCATTCCGGTTTCGGATTAGGAGCTGTTCCTGTTTCAATGGCAACAATGACTGCGGTTTGCGCCCGCTATCGCTATTCCAAGATTGCTTTCTTTGTTGTGCCGTTAATCGGTGGATTTATTAGTAATATTAGCAATGCCTTAATTATTACTTTTTTCCTTAATGTTGCAGAGACAATGCTCTAA
- a CDS encoding transferrin-binding protein-like solute binding protein — protein sequence MMKKDNAIKFSLTLVASVILAACSSSSGGSSDEPAQNNVSNETTQQVVTPAEETVAPAGNTEPSPVGYKVVNKTESDFQVKGRADEGRNSVAGVVESMLTQKPEPSFDTLVIAAPTNKAGNTSIAYVEDLDVTEQANGVGKLQHIYLGAQTKEGGEARSDVHNEYGNITKTKTQGTETGSVLVYEANRQNYTDFHADNRSATKEDTVAELYGRNTMGSDKVVNATANLPLADHYGELATKRGDGHLQLVQYGRVTTALDSSNLQDGNKTLAANFKEGVELAGDLESYVVGYAQYNDVSKEDNYFARGINNISAGDLATLEGKLTYKGHAVTYGLDHSIHGLKDAENAPTSLQGVNPEEFVSGTHVLADVDLGSRKVDGKLYDMFTVNGADHESKLVKFNGDLAANGTITGTSELAYGQVDAANREGTFNATIYGNKEVGLDKTELAGAVASNVGGEGKWGAVFGAEDVTDKVIAPVGPSNPLGQAENAEQGRGTVNKVN from the coding sequence ATGATGAAAAAAGACAACGCAATCAAATTTTCATTGACATTAGTAGCATCAGTTATTTTAGCTGCTTGTAGTTCTTCAAGCGGTGGTAGCTCTGATGAGCCAGCTCAAAATAACGTTTCAAACGAAACAACTCAACAAGTTGTAACTCCAGCAGAAGAAACTGTTGCTCCAGCTGGTAACACAGAACCTTCTCCAGTTGGTTACAAAGTTGTAAACAAAACTGAGTCAGACTTCCAAGTAAAAGGTCGTGCTGACGAAGGTAGAAACTCTGTAGCTGGTGTTGTTGAGTCTATGTTAACTCAAAAACCAGAACCAAGTTTTGATACATTAGTAATTGCTGCTCCAACAAATAAAGCAGGTAACACATCAATCGCTTATGTAGAAGATTTAGATGTTACTGAGCAAGCTAATGGTGTTGGTAAATTACAACATATCTACCTTGGTGCTCAAACTAAAGAGGGTGGTGAAGCGCGTAGTGATGTTCACAATGAATATGGCAACATTACCAAAACTAAAACTCAGGGTACAGAAACTGGTTCAGTTTTAGTTTATGAAGCTAACCGTCAAAACTACACTGACTTCCACGCTGATAACAGAAGTGCAACTAAAGAAGATACTGTTGCAGAATTATATGGTCGTAACACAATGGGAAGCGACAAAGTAGTTAATGCTACAGCGAACTTACCATTAGCAGATCACTATGGTGAACTTGCAACTAAACGTGGTGATGGTCACTTACAATTAGTTCAATATGGTCGTGTAACAACTGCATTAGATTCTAGCAACTTACAAGATGGTAATAAAACTTTAGCTGCTAACTTCAAAGAGGGTGTCGAATTAGCAGGTGACTTAGAATCTTATGTTGTAGGTTATGCTCAATATAATGATGTTTCTAAAGAAGATAACTACTTTGCTCGTGGTATCAACAATATCTCAGCTGGAGATTTAGCTACATTAGAAGGTAAATTGACTTATAAAGGTCACGCTGTAACTTATGGTTTAGATCACAGCATCCATGGCTTAAAAGATGCTGAAAATGCTCCAACATCATTACAAGGAGTTAACCCAGAGGAATTCGTAAGTGGTACTCACGTATTAGCTGATGTAGATTTAGGTTCTCGTAAAGTAGATGGTAAACTTTATGATATGTTTACTGTAAACGGTGCTGATCACGAAAGCAAATTAGTTAAATTCAACGGTGATTTAGCTGCAAATGGTACAATCACAGGTACATCAGAACTTGCTTATGGTCAAGTTGATGCTGCTAACCGTGAAGGTACTTTCAATGCGACTATCTATGGTAACAAAGAAGTTGGTTTAGATAAAACTGAGTTAGCTGGTGCTGTAGCAAGTAACGTTGGTGGTGAAGGTAAATGGGGTGCTGTATTTGGTGCTGAAGACGTAACTGATAAAGTTATCGCTCCAGTTGGGCCAAGCAACCCACTAGGCCAAGCTGAAAACGCAGAACAAGGTCGTGGTACAGTTAATAAAGTAAACTAA
- a CDS encoding surface lipoprotein assembly modifier codes for MDRYAIEQERQQLRNELTYQQKVSELKKKDDGYVRLTGKELRENPAILERLFLDSLIKMNKAILPSLIGIYKNVPERDESLIEWAEALLATDKSLGTASDKFSKLNKNFPNNDFIAFQYASVLFANKRYVESEKLFKQLSSSARTKQDDEVYQQYLKAIDQKSEWNFRLDSNFLNDRNLNQAAPAGTTWTLPNGGTYTYNTERQKGKGIALGLSTDKQFFLNDGQYIAFNASARGKYYWNNHKYNDLNLNAGIGYGYQDAKFGVEVRPYFSKRLYRGGLSDYGSLDSYSNTWGSSLSLNYWFMPRLRYSTYYNFSRTIYNKDANHISNGNGHFLTNALTYFTPSGQYFYGALDLGWKKAEEDTESYFRKGIRFSWGREWPYEFMSSITLGYSIVERKEALLYDIKQKDKTYFSSLSLSNKKLSYKGFMPKLTWSYTKVKSNYPIFSYNANDLMLEVEKTF; via the coding sequence ATGGATCGCTATGCCATTGAGCAAGAGCGTCAGCAATTAAGAAATGAATTGACCTATCAGCAAAAAGTTTCTGAGTTGAAAAAGAAAGATGATGGCTATGTTCGACTTACTGGTAAAGAATTACGTGAAAATCCTGCTATATTAGAGCGTTTATTCCTTGATTCCTTAATTAAAATGAATAAAGCTATTCTTCCTAGCTTAATTGGAATTTATAAAAATGTTCCTGAAAGAGATGAATCTCTTATCGAGTGGGCGGAAGCATTATTAGCAACAGATAAGAGTTTAGGTACTGCAAGTGATAAATTCAGTAAGTTAAATAAAAATTTCCCGAATAATGATTTTATTGCGTTTCAATACGCGAGCGTTTTATTCGCGAATAAACGCTATGTTGAATCAGAAAAACTGTTTAAACAATTAAGTTCATCAGCTAGAACTAAGCAAGATGATGAAGTTTATCAACAATATCTTAAGGCGATAGATCAAAAATCTGAATGGAATTTCCGTTTAGATAGTAATTTTTTAAATGACAGAAATTTGAATCAAGCTGCTCCAGCAGGAACAACTTGGACGTTGCCTAATGGTGGAACTTATACATACAATACTGAACGCCAGAAAGGGAAAGGAATTGCATTAGGTTTAAGTACAGATAAACAATTCTTTTTAAATGATGGACAATATATAGCCTTTAATGCTTCAGCTAGAGGTAAATATTATTGGAATAACCATAAATATAATGATTTAAACCTGAATGCGGGTATCGGCTATGGTTATCAAGATGCAAAATTTGGTGTTGAAGTTCGTCCATATTTTTCTAAACGCTTATATCGTGGTGGTTTAAGTGATTATGGCTCATTAGATTCTTATTCTAATACATGGGGAAGTTCACTCTCTTTAAATTATTGGTTTATGCCAAGACTGAGATATAGTACTTATTATAACTTCTCTCGTACGATCTATAATAAAGACGCCAACCATATTAGTAATGGAAATGGTCATTTCTTAACAAATGCGCTAACTTATTTCACGCCTAGCGGTCAATATTTTTATGGTGCGCTTGACCTTGGTTGGAAGAAAGCTGAAGAAGATACAGAATCTTATTTTAGAAAAGGAATTCGTTTTTCTTGGGGAAGAGAATGGCCTTATGAATTTATGTCTAGCATAACCTTAGGTTATTCAATAGTAGAAAGAAAAGAAGCCTTGCTATACGACATTAAGCAAAAAGATAAGACATATTTTAGTTCTTTATCTCTTTCCAATAAGAAATTAAGTTATAAAGGCTTTATGCCGAAATTAACTTGGTCTTATACAAAGGTGAAAAGTAATTACCCAATTTTTTCTTACAATGCTAACGATCTAATGTTAGAAGTAGAAAAAACATTTTAA